One window from the genome of Jeotgalibaca sp. MA1X17-3 encodes:
- the dnaB gene encoding replicative DNA helicase yields MEEVFQNRIPPHSLEAEQSVLGSIFLDTETVVNVLEYLEAVDFYKKSHQLIFDAIVRLYNRNEAIDVVTLANELENKGQLENVGGLAYLADLAIAVPTAANVEYYSKIVEEKSILRNLIRSATDIVKIGYEEGDELSTILDSAEHNILQVSERRNRSGFIRISDVVATSLQNIELLAQQTGDITGVPTGYIALDKMTAGLQKEELIILAARPAVGKTAFALNIAQNVATKSNQVVAIFSLEMGAESLVNRMLCAEGNIDASNLRTGQLTEEEWSSLIMAMGALGQSKIFIDDTPGIRIAEIRAKSRRLKQEQGEIGLIVIDYLQLIEGNSKENRQQEVSEISRQLKKLAKELKVPVIALSQLSRGVEQRQDKRPVLSDIRESGSIEQDADIVAFLYREDYYDREGSEENSGEELDNNIVEVIIEKNRSGARGTVKLLFKKEFNKFSSMSYMPEPM; encoded by the coding sequence ATGGAAGAAGTATTCCAAAATCGAATACCTCCACACAGTTTAGAAGCAGAGCAGTCTGTATTAGGATCCATCTTTTTAGATACAGAAACTGTTGTCAACGTATTGGAGTATTTAGAAGCAGTTGATTTTTACAAAAAAAGTCACCAGCTTATTTTTGATGCAATCGTTCGTCTTTATAATCGTAACGAGGCGATTGATGTGGTTACTTTGGCAAATGAACTTGAGAATAAAGGACAGTTAGAAAATGTTGGAGGTTTAGCATACTTAGCAGATCTAGCTATTGCCGTTCCTACTGCAGCAAACGTAGAGTATTACTCAAAAATAGTAGAAGAAAAATCAATACTAAGAAATTTAATTCGTTCTGCGACTGATATAGTGAAAATTGGATATGAAGAAGGAGACGAACTCTCTACTATATTAGATAGTGCGGAACATAATATTCTTCAAGTTTCCGAAAGAAGGAACCGTTCAGGATTTATTCGTATCTCTGATGTTGTTGCTACTTCACTACAGAACATTGAACTACTAGCTCAACAAACAGGAGACATTACCGGAGTTCCAACGGGATATATTGCTTTAGATAAAATGACAGCAGGATTGCAAAAAGAAGAACTTATTATTCTTGCGGCTAGACCTGCCGTAGGGAAGACGGCATTTGCTTTGAACATCGCACAGAATGTAGCCACAAAGTCTAATCAAGTGGTAGCCATTTTCAGTTTAGAAATGGGAGCAGAATCATTAGTCAACAGAATGTTATGCGCAGAAGGAAATATTGATGCTAGTAACTTACGAACAGGGCAGTTGACGGAAGAAGAATGGTCTAGTTTGATTATGGCAATGGGGGCATTAGGGCAGTCTAAAATTTTTATTGACGATACTCCAGGAATCCGAATAGCAGAAATAAGAGCAAAAAGTCGTCGATTAAAACAAGAACAAGGTGAAATTGGCTTAATCGTTATCGACTATCTTCAATTAATAGAAGGAAATAGTAAAGAAAATCGGCAGCAAGAAGTTTCAGAAATATCCCGTCAGTTAAAAAAATTAGCAAAAGAGCTAAAAGTACCAGTCATCGCTCTCTCTCAATTATCTCGTGGCGTAGAACAAAGACAGGATAAACGCCCTGTCTTGAGTGATATTCGTGAATCAGGATCAATTGAACAAGATGCAGATATTGTAGCTTTTTTATATCGAGAAGATTATTATGACCGAGAAGGTTCGGAAGAAAATAGTGGGGAAGAGCTTGATAATAACATTGTCGAAGTAATTATTGAAAAGAATAGAAGTGGAGCTCGTGGGACCGTTAAGCTTCTATTCAAAAAAGAGTTTAATAAATTTTCATCGATGTCTTACATGCCAGAACCAATGTAG
- the rplI gene encoding 50S ribosomal protein L9 — MKVIFLEDVKGKGKKGEVKNVADGYAHNFLIKNGLAEEANKSNVSALKGQKMAEDKKMAEELQEATDLKAFLEKEDSVIELKAKSGEDGRLFGSITSKQIAAELKKQYKVKLDKRKIDLKNPIRALGFTRMNVRLHPDVMATLTVHITEE, encoded by the coding sequence ATGAAAGTAATTTTTTTAGAAGACGTAAAAGGTAAAGGTAAAAAAGGTGAAGTAAAAAATGTGGCGGATGGATACGCACATAATTTTTTGATTAAAAATGGGCTAGCTGAAGAAGCAAATAAATCTAATGTATCAGCTTTAAAAGGTCAAAAGATGGCTGAAGATAAAAAGATGGCCGAAGAATTACAAGAAGCAACAGATTTAAAAGCTTTTCTTGAAAAAGAAGATTCTGTAATCGAACTGAAGGCTAAATCTGGTGAAGATGGACGTTTATTCGGATCGATTACTAGTAAACAAATCGCTGCAGAACTTAAAAAACAATATAAAGTTAAATTAGATAAAAGAAAAATTGATTTGAAAAACCCAATTCGTGCTTTAGGTTTCACAAGAATGAATGTACGACTACACCCTGATGTTATGGCCACACTAACGGTTCATATAACAGAAGAATAA
- a CDS encoding ISL3 family transposase: protein MLDLKDKNITFLQSFCKETKIKGILSKVFYGILSYTPLRCVNCGMGKEGTSIIKYGFKTSRLTLNSTSHYPTYLLLKKQRFYCKKCVSTFCAETSEVDRHCFISNTVKQSIAIESKDKISEKDLARRHHVSPTTTSRVIQIMASSFQLRTHSLPKHLSFDEFHSVGNQMSFIYIDSVTHQVIDVLSDRRLPTLRSHFGRYSTETRSKVETIVIDMNTPYLTLIHELFPRAKIIIDSFHLVQLISRSLNQTRVTCMNQYRTSNPEDLKKYRKLKRYWKLGLKRESDLNSVHYSYHRLFKGMKSQTGVMDYLLNLGDEYKTTYQFYQDLLFAFDQKDFVLFQEILKEAPVGLSSYMKTSLRTLKKYQSYVENTFLHPYTNGPIEGINNKIKVIKRIAFGFRSFSKFKTRILISCNTVQK, encoded by the coding sequence ATGCTAGATTTGAAAGATAAAAACATTACGTTCTTACAATCCTTTTGTAAAGAGACGAAAATCAAAGGGATTCTCTCGAAGGTTTTTTATGGCATCCTTTCCTACACACCTCTCCGGTGTGTCAACTGTGGGATGGGAAAAGAAGGAACATCTATTATTAAATATGGCTTTAAGACGAGTCGGTTAACGTTGAATAGCACCAGCCATTACCCAACATACTTACTGCTAAAAAAACAACGCTTTTATTGTAAAAAATGTGTCTCTACTTTCTGTGCAGAAACAAGCGAGGTAGACCGGCATTGCTTCATTTCCAATACGGTTAAACAATCCATCGCGATTGAATCGAAAGATAAAATTTCAGAGAAAGACTTAGCGAGGCGTCACCACGTTAGCCCAACGACAACTTCACGAGTCATTCAAATCATGGCTTCTTCCTTTCAATTACGTACACACTCTCTCCCTAAACATTTATCCTTTGATGAGTTTCATTCTGTCGGAAATCAGATGAGCTTTATCTATATCGATTCTGTGACCCACCAGGTTATTGATGTTTTATCAGACCGAAGGTTACCAACCCTTCGAAGCCACTTTGGTCGCTACTCAACAGAAACGCGCTCCAAAGTAGAAACGATTGTCATTGATATGAATACTCCTTACTTAACACTCATTCACGAATTATTTCCACGGGCTAAAATTATTATTGATTCGTTTCATTTGGTCCAACTTATTAGTCGTTCTTTGAATCAAACGAGAGTGACCTGTATGAACCAGTATCGGACTTCAAATCCAGAAGACTTAAAAAAATATCGCAAACTCAAGCGGTACTGGAAACTTGGATTAAAGAGAGAATCCGATTTGAATTCCGTTCACTATTCGTATCACCGATTGTTTAAAGGAATGAAAAGTCAGACAGGGGTCATGGATTACCTTTTAAATTTGGGAGACGAATACAAAACGACGTATCAGTTCTATCAAGATCTTTTATTTGCCTTTGATCAAAAAGATTTCGTTCTTTTCCAAGAGATCTTAAAAGAAGCCCCAGTGGGGCTTTCTTCCTACATGAAAACAAGTCTGCGAACTCTTAAAAAGTATCAATCATACGTAGAAAATACGTTCTTACATCCTTACACAAATGGACCGATTGAAGGAATCAATAATAAAATTAAAGTGATCAAACGAATAGCCTTTGGATTTCGCAGTTTTTCTAAGTTCAAAACTAGAATTTTAATTTCCTGTAATACCGTTCAAAAATAA
- a CDS encoding APC family permease: protein MKQENKHYGLGTAISMIVGICIGSGIFFKADDILRFTGGNIRLSVLVFFIGAFCVIFGNITLSQLASRTDNAGGVVAYFEEFISPKAANAFGWFQMYAYYPSIAVVVSWVAGIYTTMLFNLPSTLEIQVFIGMIYLFFFHILNYFSLKLGGRFQNISTVMKIIPLLTIAIIGFFSNQPHPVTTEQLVVPIQDVGVSWLAALVPIAFSFDGWVISTSITHEVRNAKKTMPIALTIGPLIVLGIYLAYFLGMSSLVGPEYILANGDNTIYEVGNQLFGSRGGFIILFFILIAVLGVVNGLVLGNIRLPQSLAAKGMIPNSKKIRKIDNRTELSPHAAITSCVISLVWMVIHYFTQKTQVLSGGDVSEIAIVFSYITYVILYWKVIQMKKQGIITSPILGVLFPILGMAGSGIIVIGGVISNPIFVPLFLIFCLSISLSGYFYQIK from the coding sequence ATGAAACAAGAAAACAAACATTATGGTCTAGGAACAGCTATCTCCATGATTGTAGGGATTTGTATAGGATCAGGTATCTTCTTTAAAGCTGATGATATTTTGCGCTTTACAGGTGGAAATATTCGTCTCAGTGTACTAGTATTTTTTATTGGTGCTTTTTGTGTAATATTCGGGAATATCACCCTTTCTCAATTAGCCTCACGAACCGATAATGCTGGTGGAGTTGTAGCTTATTTTGAAGAGTTCATTTCTCCAAAAGCAGCAAATGCATTTGGATGGTTTCAAATGTATGCCTACTACCCTTCTATTGCTGTTGTCGTTAGCTGGGTTGCAGGAATTTATACTACGATGTTATTTAATCTACCTAGCACCCTTGAAATACAAGTATTCATTGGCATGATTTACCTATTCTTTTTCCATATTTTAAATTATTTTTCTTTAAAATTAGGTGGACGTTTTCAAAATATTTCAACAGTTATGAAAATTATTCCTCTTCTTACAATTGCAATTATTGGATTTTTTTCTAATCAGCCTCATCCAGTAACAACAGAACAACTAGTCGTTCCGATACAAGATGTTGGTGTGAGTTGGTTAGCAGCCCTTGTTCCGATTGCTTTTTCATTTGATGGATGGGTAATCTCTACTAGTATTACTCACGAGGTTCGAAATGCTAAAAAAACAATGCCAATTGCTTTAACAATTGGACCTTTGATTGTTTTAGGTATCTATCTTGCTTATTTTTTAGGAATGTCTTCTTTAGTTGGTCCTGAATATATTTTGGCAAATGGTGACAACACCATTTATGAAGTTGGTAATCAACTCTTTGGATCAAGAGGAGGCTTTATTATACTTTTCTTCATTTTAATTGCTGTTTTAGGTGTTGTTAATGGCTTAGTATTAGGAAATATTCGCCTACCACAATCACTTGCTGCAAAAGGAATGATTCCAAATAGTAAAAAAATTAGAAAGATTGATAATCGCACTGAACTTTCTCCCCATGCCGCTATTACTTCTTGCGTAATCTCTCTTGTTTGGATGGTGATTCATTATTTCACTCAAAAAACACAAGTTCTTTCGGGTGGAGATGTAAGTGAAATTGCTATTGTCTTCAGTTATATCACGTATGTCATCCTTTACTGGAAAGTGATACAAATGAAGAAGCAAGGAATCATAACAAGTCCTATTTTAGGTGTCTTATTTCCTATTTTAGGTATGGCTGGTTCTGGAATTATTGTAATTGGTGGAGTAATATCTAATCCAATATTTGTTCCACTTTTCTTAATTTTTTGTCTAAGTATCTCTTTAAGTGGATATTTTTATCAAATTAAATAG
- a CDS encoding PFL family protein gives MNRKENILETIQMIAEEKLDIRTVTMGISLLDCADSDGEKAREKIYNKITSYAKDLVPVAQEIEDQLGIPIINKRISVTPIALIAGASSDTDYVAFAKTLDAAAKKVGVDFIGGFSALVEKGYTKGDRILIDSIPRALSETSVVCSSVNIGSTKAGINMDAVAQMGKVVKETAELTADTGGLGAAKLVVFANAVDDNPFMAGAFHGVGEADVVVHVGVSGPGVVKRALEKVKGESFDVVAETIKVAAFKITRMGQLVGTMASERLGVPFGIVDLSLAPTPALGDSVAYILQEMGVERVGTHGTTAALAVLNDAVKKGGLMACGHVGGLSGSFIPVSEDIGMIEAVELGAITIDKLEAMTAICSVGLDMVAVPGKTTAATLSAIIADEAAIGIMNHKTTAVRIIPVPGMDVGDTVEFGGLLGRAPLLGVSEFSSEDLISRGGHIPAPLHSFKN, from the coding sequence ATGAATAGAAAAGAGAATATTTTAGAAACGATCCAAATGATTGCAGAGGAAAAATTAGATATTCGTACAGTTACGATGGGGATTTCTTTATTAGACTGTGCTGATAGTGATGGAGAAAAGGCAAGAGAAAAAATTTATAATAAAATAACTAGTTATGCTAAAGATTTAGTACCTGTTGCTCAAGAAATAGAAGATCAATTAGGAATTCCTATTATTAATAAAAGAATATCTGTTACCCCTATTGCACTAATTGCAGGAGCATCTTCAGATACAGATTATGTAGCATTTGCAAAAACTTTAGATGCTGCTGCAAAAAAAGTTGGAGTAGACTTTATCGGTGGATTTAGCGCATTAGTTGAAAAAGGCTATACAAAAGGCGATCGAATACTAATTGACTCCATTCCACGTGCGCTATCAGAAACATCTGTAGTTTGTTCTTCGGTAAATATTGGCTCTACAAAAGCAGGAATCAATATGGACGCAGTTGCACAAATGGGAAAAGTTGTAAAAGAAACTGCAGAGCTTACTGCAGACACAGGAGGGCTTGGTGCTGCAAAATTAGTAGTATTTGCTAATGCTGTAGATGATAATCCTTTTATGGCTGGGGCATTTCATGGTGTTGGGGAAGCAGATGTTGTTGTTCATGTAGGAGTAAGTGGTCCAGGGGTTGTAAAACGTGCATTAGAAAAGGTAAAAGGTGAATCTTTTGATGTTGTTGCTGAGACCATTAAAGTAGCTGCTTTTAAAATTACTCGTATGGGACAGTTAGTTGGAACGATGGCTTCTGAGAGGTTGGGAGTTCCATTTGGAATTGTTGATCTTTCTTTAGCACCTACTCCTGCTTTGGGAGATTCAGTTGCCTATATCTTACAGGAAATGGGCGTAGAACGTGTAGGTACGCACGGTACAACTGCTGCTTTAGCTGTATTAAATGATGCAGTAAAAAAAGGTGGACTGATGGCTTGTGGACATGTCGGTGGACTTTCAGGTTCTTTCATACCTGTTTCAGAAGATATTGGTATGATTGAAGCTGTAGAATTAGGAGCTATCACCATTGATAAATTAGAGGCTATGACTGCCATTTGTTCAGTAGGTCTGGACATGGTTGCCGTTCCTGGTAAAACAACAGCAGCTACCTTATCTGCTATCATTGCGGATGAAGCTGCAATTGGAATTATGAATCATAAAACGACAGCTGTTCGTATCATTCCTGTTCCAGGAATGGACGTCGGTGATACAGTTGAATTTGGTGGTTTACTAGGACGGGCACCACTTTTAGGAGTAAGTGAATTCTCTTCTGAAGATTTAATTAGTAGGGGTGGGCATATTCCGGCACCGCTACACTCGTTCAAAAATTAA
- a CDS encoding nitroreductase family protein produces MKTNTIELLKNRRSIYHLGKNVSLENSEITKLVKEVVKESPSSFNAQTSRVVVLFNDQHLKVWEIVEENLRKVVPTEEAFQATQEKINSFRAGYGTILFYEDEEVVRGLQENFALYADNFPIWSEQSSGIASVNVWTALAENEIGASLQHYNPLIDSDVANEWNLPSTWKLRAQMPFGSIETPAEGKAYMDDEERFRIFE; encoded by the coding sequence ATGAAAACAAATACGATTGAATTATTAAAGAATCGTCGATCTATTTACCATTTAGGAAAGAACGTTTCTTTAGAGAACAGTGAAATTACAAAGTTAGTTAAAGAAGTAGTAAAGGAAAGCCCAAGTTCTTTTAATGCTCAAACTTCTCGAGTAGTAGTTTTATTCAATGATCAACATCTAAAAGTTTGGGAAATTGTGGAAGAAAACTTAAGAAAAGTAGTTCCTACAGAAGAGGCATTTCAAGCAACACAAGAAAAAATAAACTCTTTTAGAGCAGGTTACGGTACAATCCTCTTCTATGAAGATGAAGAAGTAGTACGTGGATTACAAGAGAATTTTGCTCTTTATGCAGATAATTTCCCAATTTGGTCAGAGCAAAGTTCAGGAATTGCTTCCGTAAATGTTTGGACAGCTCTTGCTGAGAATGAAATTGGCGCAAGTCTACAACATTATAATCCATTGATTGATAGTGATGTAGCAAACGAATGGAACCTTCCATCTACCTGGAAATTAAGAGCACAGATGCCTTTTGGGTCAATCGAAACACCAGCAGAAGGAAAAGCATATATGGATGATGAAGAACGTTTCCGCATTTTTGAATAA
- a CDS encoding MerR family transcriptional regulator: MKEKEFRRSMSVFTIGTVMQLADLTARQIRYYEEQGLVSPHRTDTNRRMFSLNDVDRLLEIKDYLSEGLNITAIRRIYETAMSEQKQVEENKNEPLTDDDVRRILYKEIMNASTFNPRDKNNWGR, encoded by the coding sequence ATGAAAGAGAAGGAATTCCGCCGTTCTATGTCTGTATTTACGATTGGTACAGTGATGCAGTTGGCAGATCTTACTGCTAGACAAATTCGTTATTACGAAGAACAAGGACTTGTCTCTCCACATCGAACAGATACAAATCGTCGTATGTTTTCTTTAAATGATGTAGATCGCTTATTAGAAATAAAAGACTATCTTTCAGAAGGACTCAATATTACTGCTATACGACGTATATATGAGACGGCAATGTCAGAACAGAAACAAGTAGAAGAAAATAAAAATGAACCTCTCACAGATGATGACGTAAGACGAATTCTTTATAAAGAAATAATGAATGCAAGTACGTTTAATCCGAGAGATAAAAATAATTGGGGTAGATGA
- a CDS encoding sulfite exporter TauE/SafE family protein: MIGILYFIVIVLANSVGSVSGMGGGVIIKPILDLVGAHDVTSVSFYSAVAVFTMSIVSTTRQLKKGAKFDWKLLLLVSIGAIIGGFSGNIAFNSFLTFFNDERIVNLIQIVLTIITLLFAFLYAKYNWKNFQFKSFLWYLGCGFILGFLASLLGIGGGPINVSLLMLLFAMPIKQATFYSIATIFFSQFSKLITIASTTGFAQYDLTILYYVIPAAIIGGLVGARLSNVLSEDKVLIVFQSIIIIVLMINIFNGVMLFT, from the coding sequence ATGATTGGTATTTTGTATTTTATTGTAATCGTTTTAGCAAATAGTGTAGGTTCAGTTTCAGGTATGGGAGGTGGGGTGATCATCAAACCCATTCTTGACTTGGTTGGTGCACACGATGTTACCTCTGTTTCATTTTATTCAGCAGTGGCAGTTTTTACTATGTCCATTGTATCTACAACAAGACAATTAAAAAAAGGTGCCAAATTCGATTGGAAATTGCTTCTTTTGGTTTCTATTGGAGCAATCATCGGTGGATTTTCTGGAAATATAGCTTTTAATTCTTTTTTAACATTTTTTAATGATGAACGTATTGTTAATTTGATTCAAATTGTATTAACGATTATAACTTTACTATTTGCTTTCCTATATGCTAAGTACAATTGGAAGAACTTCCAATTTAAAAGCTTTTTATGGTATCTAGGTTGTGGTTTTATTTTAGGGTTTTTAGCTAGTCTGTTGGGGATTGGCGGAGGGCCAATAAACGTTTCTCTTTTAATGCTATTATTTGCAATGCCAATCAAACAAGCTACTTTCTATTCTATCGCTACGATTTTCTTTTCACAGTTTTCAAAATTAATAACCATCGCCAGTACTACTGGATTTGCACAGTATGACTTAACGATCCTCTACTATGTTATTCCAGCCGCGATTATTGGTGGTCTTGTTGGTGCACGTTTGAGTAATGTGTTATCAGAAGATAAAGTATTAATTGTTTTTCAATCTATTATTATTATTGTCTTAATGATTAATATTTTCAATGGCGTTATGTTATTTACTTAA
- a CDS encoding NRDE family protein, translating to MMCLITFHLSSHPTYKLILAANRDELYERPTAPANFWKEFPDLLAGKDLQAKGTWLGITKTGKIAAITNCYDAETLNSTTQKNSRGKIIIDYLTSKKTATQYLEQLITKKNQYLPFNVLLGDINKFYHFNSQNQSYTLLPKGTHSLSNATINTPWLKVTNTKEKLNMIIDTSNHYADQLFQMMMNQTPAPDQQLPDISLPIAIKRKVSANFIDTENFGTRSTTLILVDHNNMVTFIERTYDSKNNSQDHSYHFQVSER from the coding sequence ATGATGTGTCTCATTACTTTCCATCTTTCTTCTCATCCTACTTACAAACTCATTCTCGCTGCTAACCGAGATGAGTTGTATGAGCGGCCGACAGCACCTGCTAATTTTTGGAAAGAATTTCCTGATTTACTAGCAGGAAAAGATCTACAAGCAAAGGGAACCTGGCTTGGAATCACAAAAACGGGGAAAATTGCTGCCATTACCAACTGTTACGATGCAGAGACTCTTAATAGTACTACACAAAAGAATTCTCGTGGAAAAATTATTATCGATTATTTAACCTCTAAGAAAACGGCTACTCAATATTTAGAGCAGTTAATTACTAAAAAGAATCAATACCTTCCTTTTAATGTTCTTTTAGGTGATATTAATAAATTTTATCATTTTAATTCTCAAAACCAATCGTATACACTTCTTCCAAAAGGAACCCATAGTCTCAGTAACGCAACTATCAATACTCCTTGGCTAAAAGTAACAAACACAAAAGAAAAATTGAATATGATTATTGATACTTCTAATCATTATGCAGATCAACTCTTCCAAATGATGATGAATCAAACTCCAGCTCCTGATCAACAACTTCCTGATATCTCATTACCAATAGCGATTAAAAGAAAAGTATCAGCAAATTTTATTGATACCGAAAACTTTGGAACAAGGTCTACTACTCTTATTCTAGTGGACCATAATAATATGGTCACCTTTATTGAAAGAACCTATGATTCAAAAAATAATAGTCAGGACCATTCCTATCATTTTCAAGTAAGTGAGCGATAA
- the rpsR gene encoding 30S ribosomal protein S18, whose protein sequence is MAQQRGGRGGRKKRKKVCYFCANHIDHVDYKDTDLLKRYISEKGKILPRRVTGTCAKHQRTLTVSIKRSRIMALMPFTMAE, encoded by the coding sequence ATGGCTCAACAACGTGGAGGCCGCGGTGGAAGAAAGAAACGTAAAAAAGTTTGTTACTTCTGCGCGAATCACATTGATCATGTAGATTACAAAGACACAGATTTATTGAAACGATATATCTCTGAAAAAGGTAAAATTTTACCACGTCGCGTAACAGGTACATGTGCAAAACATCAAAGAACTTTGACAGTGTCTATTAAACGTTCACGCATCATGGCTTTGATGCCTTTTACAATGGCAGAATAA
- a CDS encoding ACT domain-containing protein, giving the protein MRAIITVTGKDHTGIVASVSKKLADVQVNILDISQTLMEEYFTMILLCDFTSSPHSIPEVREQMKEIEAEEKLVVRIQSEEIFNAMHTL; this is encoded by the coding sequence ATGAGAGCAATTATTACAGTAACCGGAAAAGACCATACTGGAATCGTAGCTAGCGTTAGTAAAAAGTTAGCAGACGTACAAGTAAATATCTTGGATATATCACAAACATTGATGGAAGAATATTTTACTATGATTTTGTTGTGTGATTTCACCTCTTCACCTCATTCAATTCCAGAAGTTCGTGAGCAAATGAAAGAGATCGAAGCAGAAGAAAAATTAGTCGTTCGCATTCAATCAGAAGAAATCTTTAATGCGATGCATACATTGTGA
- a CDS encoding DHH family phosphoesterase, with product MEITWGNRFFEMIIQKDIGVIYLMDITEYANIEEKYESERIVFGNIIIDNYDEAVQSMNDRKKSNVNNYITNQLSNWANINNVYLKRVDEDRFIALMNKRTLGKIEKSKFEIIEQIRERTYKQNFPLTLSMGFSYGAGAVPMKWRDIGQLAQANIDLALARGGDQVVVRAENEDARFYGGKTNPMEKRTRIRARMISQALEELIVNSDKVFVMGHNYPDMDVLGSCLGIRRIVQMNNKDAWIVMNTNEFSMDIKRMMETIDKDATISKHIISPEQAEEMVTSDSLIVMVDVHRPSMIPAPNLMDYSKKLVIIDHHRRGQEFPEDPVLVYIEPYASSASELIAELFEYQSNDIDTINKIEATAMLAGIIVDTRNFSLRTGSRTFDAASYLQSNGADPILIQQSLKEDLDTFLMRSHLMETMEFIIPGMAIVAGEEDKVYDTVVAAQTADTMLSMEKVEASFVITQRSDGRIGISARSLGKINVQTIMEKLGGGGHLSNAATQIEDSTVAEAKEKLVKVLKKEENEEMEGEIK from the coding sequence ATGGAAATCACATGGGGAAATCGTTTTTTTGAGATGATTATTCAAAAAGATATCGGTGTGATTTATTTAATGGATATTACTGAATACGCAAACATTGAAGAAAAGTATGAAAGTGAGCGTATTGTTTTTGGAAATATTATTATTGATAATTATGATGAAGCAGTTCAATCGATGAATGATAGAAAAAAATCAAATGTAAATAATTATATAACGAATCAACTTTCAAATTGGGCGAATATAAATAATGTGTATTTAAAAAGAGTAGATGAAGATCGTTTTATTGCATTAATGAATAAGCGTACTCTAGGTAAAATTGAAAAAAGTAAGTTTGAGATTATTGAACAAATTCGTGAACGAACATATAAACAAAACTTTCCCTTGACGTTAAGTATGGGTTTTTCCTACGGTGCTGGTGCAGTTCCGATGAAATGGAGAGATATTGGCCAATTGGCTCAAGCCAATATTGATTTAGCTTTAGCAAGAGGTGGTGACCAGGTGGTTGTTCGTGCTGAAAATGAAGATGCACGATTCTATGGAGGGAAAACAAACCCGATGGAGAAGCGTACGCGGATTCGTGCACGTATGATCAGTCAAGCACTCGAAGAATTAATTGTAAATTCTGACAAAGTTTTTGTAATGGGTCATAATTATCCTGACATGGATGTACTGGGTTCTTGTTTAGGAATACGGCGAATTGTACAAATGAACAATAAAGATGCATGGATTGTCATGAATACAAATGAATTTTCAATGGATATTAAACGAATGATGGAAACTATCGATAAAGATGCTACCATCTCTAAGCATATTATTTCTCCGGAGCAGGCAGAGGAAATGGTGACAAGTGATTCTTTGATCGTAATGGTAGATGTGCACCGTCCATCTATGATTCCAGCACCTAATTTAATGGATTATTCAAAGAAACTAGTAATTATTGATCACCATCGCAGAGGTCAAGAGTTTCCAGAGGATCCAGTATTAGTATATATTGAACCATATGCATCATCGGCATCAGAATTAATTGCAGAACTTTTTGAATATCAGTCGAATGATATTGATACCATTAATAAAATAGAAGCAACGGCTATGTTGGCAGGTATTATAGTAGATACACGAAACTTTAGCCTACGAACAGGTTCTCGTACTTTTGATGCAGCAAGCTACTTACAGTCTAATGGAGCAGACCCAATACTAATTCAACAATCATTGAAAGAAGACTTGGATACGTTTCTAATGAGAAGTCATTTGATGGAAACCATGGAGTTTATTATTCCAGGAATGGCTATAGTGGCAGGCGAAGAGGACAAGGTATATGATACCGTGGTAGCTGCACAAACAGCTGATACGATGTTATCTATGGAAAAAGTTGAAGCATCTTTTGTGATTACCCAAAGAAGTGATGGTAGAATTGGAATTAGTGCTAGAAGCTTAGGGAAAATTAACGTTCAAACTATTATGGAAAAATTGGGTGGTGGAGGACATTTATCAAATGCGGCCACTCAAATTGAGGACTCTACAGTTGCAGAAGCAAAAGAAAAATTAGTTAAAGTATTAAAAAAAGAAGAGAATGAAGAAATGGAAGGAGAAATAAAATGA